The region TCCAGGGCGGATGTCCGGAAGGCAGCGGAATGGGCGGCCCTGGCTATTCTATTAAAGGGGAATTCAGCCAGAACGGGGTTACCAACGCATTCAAGCATACGGAGGGAGTCCTTTCCATGGCAAGAGCCATGCACCCCGATTCCGCCGGTTCCCAGTTTTTCATTATGCATAAGGCAGCTCCCCATTTGGATGGTTCCTATGCGGCATTCGGGAAAATTTCCGAGGGAATGGATATTGTAAACAAAATTGCCGATGTGAAGACGGATTACAATGACCGCCCCATGAAAGAGCAGAAGATCCAGACCATGACTGTGGAAACCTTTGGAGAAGAATATCCGGAACCAGAGACCTGCTAAGGCTATGACCTGGGAACAAGAACTCACAATCGAAGGAAACGTCTTCCAGGTTACCATATCTGATGATCATGAGGCCCTGCGTTCTGCTTTTGCGGAAGGCAGGGCTGTTGTTGGTTTATGGGACCGTGGGCGGACCAATCAGAATCTTGCTCCTGCAGCCTATGTGGTGGAATCCCTCGGGGACTTAAACGATGAATTTCTGGAGCGGGTGGTAAGGAGAAATGAGGGACTTCCATGGAATATTGCCAGAACACAGCGTCTGACGATCCGGGAGTTCGTGCCCGGGGATTTTGCCTTCCTGCCTCATGAGCCTGAGGCAGGGGCGTCTGGAGACATATTTTTAAAGGAAGAATCCTTAAAGGAATATATCCGTCATCAATACAGGTTTTATGAATACGGAATCTGGGCTTTGATCGAACGGGGGTCTGGGAAGCTTGTTGGAAAGGCGGGAATCTCCAATCTGGACCTTGAGGGGCAGGATGAGCTTTTCCATGCAATAAAAAATAATGATACCCCGGTGGAACTGGGATATCATATCTTTTCTCCATACAGGCGGAACGGGTATGGGAAGGAGGCCTGCAGTGCCATCCTGTCCTATGCCGCCTCCGCTGTCTCAGAGAGGATTTATGCAAGGATTCATGAGGGAAATTCCGGGTCAAGAAAGCTGGCAGAGGGACTGGGATTCCGGCTTATTGCCCGAACACATAGCGGATCAGCTCCAGGGCTGTGTCTGTATGAGTGGAATTGCTCATAACGGCGAGAACCGGTTCGTCTATGACCAGGCCGGTTTTTCGGCTGAAATCTGTGCTGCTTATGAGAAGGCCGCAGGCTATTTTTTCACCGGTTTCCTGATTGGTTACAAAATAGAGGCTGTCCTTCCAGCTTTCATAAAGATCGGCAGGAAGAAGTACCTTTAAGTCGATGAATCCGCCCATTTCCCCAAAATGGTCTATGGTATCCGGCTTTCCGATCATAACGTCCAGTCCTTTGCTGGATATCATGGCTGTTATTTTGGCAAGCTGAGCATAGGTAAACTCATTCATGGAGGATTCGTCAAAGGTGGGAGACATGGAATAGTCCACATCAATTTTTGCATCCTCTTTCAGTTCAATGTACTGGCGGAAGCCCTGGTTAAAGTAAGCATCTACGTTATCGGTTTCACCGGTGGGACTGCTGTTTAGTATGACGCAGGAAAGTGCGGTTTCAAACCGGTTGTTGTAGACGGCGGAACCGATGGAAGAGATTAGAACTGCGGCTACAATGACAATGATGATTGGAATCCTGTAATATTCCCAGATGTACCAAAGCCTGTCTGTTGCGCTCATGTTTCTAAGCTTTTGACCTTCCTCATGCAGGGTGTCCTTTAAGGTTTTGTCTTCGTATGGGGTCATGATTTCTGCCTCTTTCTTTTTTATTGCAGGTAATTTTCCATTCTATCATGAATCTGGAGTCCATGATAAATATTCGCAGTTTGCGATGATAACCAGCTCATTTTGCTTCTTGCGCTCATTATATCACACAACGAAGGAATTTCATTATAATATTTATAGAATTTTGGTGAAATAAGAAAGAACGTTTGCTTTTTAAATGCAAATCCGCTATAATATCCTTTAATGCCATTATGAGAAGGGGAAAAACGTATGTTTTCTGGTTTTTTTAATTATGATAATCCGGTATGGCGGTTTATCGGTAAATTTGGAGATCTGATTATTTTAAATATTCTGTGGCTGGTATGCAGTATCCCGGTTATTACCATAGGGGCTTCTACCACTGCTGTATATTATGTAACCCTGAAGCTTGCAAGAGACGATGACGGATATACCATCCGCTCTTTTTTTAAATCGTTCAAAGAAAACTTTAAGCAGTCCACAGTGATTTGGCTCATTCTTCTGGCTGTGGGAGTGATCCTTGGGGTGGATGTATTCTTCTTTACCAGATTGTTTACAGGCTCCGGGTCCTTCCGGACGGTGATGCTTACGGTATTCCTGGCAATGGTTCTTATTTATGCGGCTGTTTTTACTTATATTTTCCCACTTCAGGCCAGATTTTTCAATTCAGTAAAACGTACCTTTTTCAATGCATTCTTCATGTCCCTGCGCCATTTATTCCGTACCATTGGAATGATTGCCATTGACGCGGCCCTGGTGGCGGCTGCATTTGTATTCATGGTGCCGCCTGTGCTGATGATATTCATGCTGTTTGGCTTTCCTTTGCTGGCATTCATCAATTCCTATATCCTGTCTCCTGTGTTTCACCTGTACATGCCGAAGGAAGAAGAGAAAAGCGACGAGCTTAGACCTCTGTTTGCAGATGAGGATGAACCTGTAAGCAGCATTTTGATGGCAAAAGGCGACGAACATGGGGAAGATCCATCCGGGAACGAAGGAACTGAACTTAAAAAAACACAAGACGAACAGGAATAATTTCTGCCGGCAGCCGGCAGGGGCGCCTGTGGCCCCTGTCCGGCTGCTTTTTAGTTCTCCGGCATCTGGTATTTTATGGGGATTTTATAGTATGGACACCATATGTTCACAAAAAAAAGATATACTTGATAACTGGACAAGGAAATGCCTGGGAGGTGGAATATGACTGAAGAAGAGTATCTCTGTTTTATTCAGCCCTATGAGGATGCGCTTAAAAACATCCGTGTCAGAGTGGAGGTACTGAATAACGATTACAGAAGGAAGTATCAGAATTACCCCATCCATTATGTCCAGCACAGAATCAAGCAAAAGGAAAGCATTGAGAATAAGCTGGAGGAGAACGGATATGATGCCAGCATGGATTCAGCCAGAAACTATCTGACGGATATAGCCGGAATCCGGGTCATCTGCTATTTTGTAAGGGATATCTATGCCATTGTGGGCCTGTTAAAGAAGCAGTCAGATATTGTGATCATAAAGGAAAGCGATTATATTGCCGAACCAAAGCCAAATGGATACCGAAGCTATCACCTGGTTTTTGGGGTTCCGGTCTATCATACCGACGGCATGGAATATTATCCGGTGGAAATTCAGCTTCGTACCATGTCCATGGACTTATGGGCCAGCATGGAGCACCGCATCTGTTATAAGGGGGAACAAAAGGAACCGGCAGCAGAGGAATTGAAGGAATATGCCTTAGCCTTAAGGAAGATGGAAGAGGAAATGGAGAAGTTTCTCTGAGATTATATTAAGAAAAGGCACGCTCCAAAGCCATGAGATGTAGGATCCATGGCTTTGGAGCGTGCTTTTATAATGCTGCATACAGGCTTTCGCATGGGTTAGCTTTATGGGGAAAGCAGATTATCTATCCATCCGGAAGCCTGAATAGGCGGTCATGCCATGTTCGTGCAGATCCAGGCCGTCTGTCTGTTCCTGATCGGAGACTCTTAAGCCAATGGTTTTTTTAAGAAGGGTAAAGATAATAAAGGCAGCAATGGCTGTATAAACAAGAACAGAAGCAACGCCCAGAAGCTGTGTCAGAAAATTGCATCCCTCTCCAAAGATCCCTGCCAGCAGGGTACCCAAAAGTCCGCAGCAGCCGTGGACTCCCACAGCGCCAACCGGGTCATCAATTCTGGCGGTTTTATCAATGAATTCGATAGCAAGAACCACCACAAAACCTGCAATCGCCCCTATGATAATGGATTCATAAGGAGTTACCACATCACAGCCGGCAGTAATTGCCACCAGACCGGCCAGGGAGCCATTCAATGTCATGGATACGTCGGGCTTGCCGTAACGCACCCAGGTAAACAAAAGTGTGACAAGAGTAGAAGCCGCCGCTGCCAGGTTGGTGGTCATGGCTATATCGCCCAGTGTGGCTGTAGCGGCAGTTGTAGAGCCGCAGTTGAATCCAAACCAGCAGAACCAGAGAATGAAGACACCCAGAACGCCAAGGGGAATGTTGTGGCCGGGTATGGCATTTGCAGTTCCGTCTTCATTGTATTTTCCAATACGGGGCCCCAC is a window of [Clostridium] saccharolyticum WM1 DNA encoding:
- a CDS encoding GTP pyrophosphokinase, whose product is MTEEEYLCFIQPYEDALKNIRVRVEVLNNDYRRKYQNYPIHYVQHRIKQKESIENKLEENGYDASMDSARNYLTDIAGIRVICYFVRDIYAIVGLLKKQSDIVIIKESDYIAEPKPNGYRSYHLVFGVPVYHTDGMEYYPVEIQLRTMSMDLWASMEHRICYKGEQKEPAAEELKEYALALRKMEEEMEKFL
- a CDS encoding GNAT family N-acetyltransferase, with the translated sequence MEKNIRNQRPAKAMTWEQELTIEGNVFQVTISDDHEALRSAFAEGRAVVGLWDRGRTNQNLAPAAYVVESLGDLNDEFLERVVRRNEGLPWNIARTQRLTIREFVPGDFAFLPHEPEAGASGDIFLKEESLKEYIRHQYRFYEYGIWALIERGSGKLVGKAGISNLDLEGQDELFHAIKNNDTPVELGYHIFSPYRRNGYGKEACSAILSYAASAVSERIYARIHEGNSGSRKLAEGLGFRLIARTHSGSAPGLCLYEWNCS
- a CDS encoding YesL family protein, coding for MFSGFFNYDNPVWRFIGKFGDLIILNILWLVCSIPVITIGASTTAVYYVTLKLARDDDGYTIRSFFKSFKENFKQSTVIWLILLAVGVILGVDVFFFTRLFTGSGSFRTVMLTVFLAMVLIYAAVFTYIFPLQARFFNSVKRTFFNAFFMSLRHLFRTIGMIAIDAALVAAAFVFMVPPVLMIFMLFGFPLLAFINSYILSPVFHLYMPKEEEKSDELRPLFADEDEPVSSILMAKGDEHGEDPSGNEGTELKKTQDEQE
- a CDS encoding peptidylprolyl isomerase; amino-acid sequence: MKNPVVTITMDNGDVMKAELYPEIAPNTVNNFISLVKKGYYDGLIFHRVIHGFMIQGGCPEGSGMGGPGYSIKGEFSQNGVTNAFKHTEGVLSMARAMHPDSAGSQFFIMHKAAPHLDGSYAAFGKISEGMDIVNKIADVKTDYNDRPMKEQKIQTMTVETFGEEYPEPETC
- a CDS encoding ammonium transporter; its protein translation is MENTTLLLNIIWTMLAAILVYFMQAGFALVETGFTRAKNAGNICMKNMMDFVLGSLFYFILGFPLMFGYNVAGLFGGSGFFDPYSLADANGLFNGLPIAVYMIFQTVFCATSATIVSGAMAERTKFSTYLIYSAAISVVIYPITGHWIWGGGWLADMGFHDFAGSAAVHMVGGVCALVGAKIVGPRIGKYNEDGTANAIPGHNIPLGVLGVFILWFCWFGFNCGSTTAATATLGDIAMTTNLAAAASTLVTLLFTWVRYGKPDVSMTLNGSLAGLVAITAGCDVVTPYESIIIGAIAGFVVVLAIEFIDKTARIDDPVGAVGVHGCCGLLGTLLAGIFGEGCNFLTQLLGVASVLVYTAIAAFIIFTLLKKTIGLRVSDQEQTDGLDLHEHGMTAYSGFRMDR